Genomic segment of Methanobrevibacter woesei:
ATGACAACTGCAAATTTAACTTTCCAACTCCAACCATTATCTGAAATCATTAATCTCACTAGAAAAAATATTTTATAACTAGTTAAAATTTGTTTTATTAAATTAATATACTTTATCTGTTAAATTAAAAAGATTATTAAAACGTATTTGAAAAACTACAAATAGAAAGTTATCCCTAAGAACTATCACTCTTTCATTTATTAGTTGATTCAATGTACAATTTTTACAGAGTTTAATAACCGTAAGTTATAACATACCCATTTTCATCACATATTCTAAAGTATCCATCATCATAATCAATCCTATAGGTCCCATCTTCATATTGAGTTCTTGAAACCTCATGTTCTCTTGGATTCCACCCATCAGGAGTTATTTCACTTTCATGAAGTGGATTATAACCTTTATAATTAGGATCATTTACAGGTCTGTTTTCATCAATAGGATTTTCACTAGATTGCTGAGTTTGATTGTTAATTTCTTGGGCTACTGCAGTTGTATTATTCTCTAAAGAGTCTTCTTGAGGATTATTAAAATTAAATGCAACATAAATCCCCACAATTGCAATAATAACTATTAAAATTATTAAAACACTAAACAGTAATTTGTTTTTCTCCATTATACCACATTACCTTTAAATCATGAAAAAATCGAAAAAAAATACAATTATTAAACAACAATATTATTTATAATAAATCACTATATTTAAATCTGTGTATAAAATGTATTTATAGTGGATATTACAATTAAAAAAAAAAACATGAAAAATAGTTATATAATGCATTATTATCTTTTAAATAAAGAAAAATAGAAGTTAAAACAGGATAACACTTAAATTGAAAGTAATTTTTTTATTTTTATAAAATAAAAAAGTGAAATAGCATGATAGCTATCTCATAATCTATTTTTTAAATCTTCTAACAAATGGCAAAGCCAATAAAACCAATAATAACAATAAAATTGGATTACCAGTTTTTTCAAGAGATGAATAGTTCTTATTTAAATTCAAACTGTAATCATTATAAAATCCATTGTTATCATTAATTTCATCAAATTGAATATTATCATCAGATTGATTACTATCATCTGTATCTACATCAGTACTGTTAGAATCTGTTTTGTTATCCTGAACCTCAATAGACACTGAAGAAGACTTGTTAAAATCAGTGCCATTTACAAAAATAACAAATTCCTCATTATTAATTCCAACGTTAATAGCTTCCAAAGTTAAAATCAAATAAACAGACTCACCACTGTTTAACGGTCCAATATACCAAAGACCAGAATCTGAATCAAATGAACCTTTAGAAGCATCAACAGAAATTACTCTAAAAGAATCACCAAGCTTGCCATTTAAATATGCAATAACCTTATCACCATTATTCTTAACAACAACAGTGACTGTGACACTATCCCCTTTAGTAACAGTCTCTTTATCAACAGAAACAGAAATATCCAAATCAATATCACCATAAGAAACAGTTAAACTAGAATTAACAACCACAGGAGCATACACATCATTTCCAGCAAATTCAACAGATACAGGATACTCACCAGGAGTTATATCAGCATCAACAGTAAAAGAACCTTTACCATCAACAAGTTCAACTTCAAAAGTTTTACCATTAAACTCAACAGACACAGTACCATTAATAGGCACATCAGTTACAATATCAACTTCTCCACCAACACCATAAATAAAATCAGTATCATTTACAGTAATAGTTAAATTCTTCTTGTTTACAGTTAATACACCATTGTTAACAGTTACATTGCTTCCTTTTGAATAGTTACCAGATAAAACAAATGATCCAGTAGCTTTAGGAATGTATGTTACTTCATAAAATCCATCTGCAAAAGTGGTATTAACCAACATATTATCAACATTAAAGTCCAAACCACTACCAGAATATATAACATTACCAGCATCGTCAGTTAAACTAGCTTTAAGAGTGACTTCTTCATTTATACTAGTACTGGAATTATGATAAGTTAAAATGACTTCAGAATTAATGACACCATTGTTAAGAATATCATAGGATTCTTTAGAATCCATTGAATTGTTAAATAGGCTAACAGCACCATCATTTTCTAAAGAAATGTCATTTGATATAATCTTATTATTTTTCATTATAAGATTAGCTGCATTTGCATTATAAATAATATTACCAGTTCCAATAGTATTTTCAAATGTAGAATCAATAATTGTCATTGTTCCTTTCTTATTTCCATTATCATTCATAATAACATTATTGCCATCAGAAGCAACATTGTTTTTAAAAATGGAATTACTGATTAATACATCCCCTATGTTATATATTGCACCATTGGTATCAGCAGTATTATTTTCAAAAATAGAATCTTTGATTGTTAAATTACCAGTGTTAACTATTACAGAAGCCATATTTCCGCCCCACATTGCTTTATTATTATAAAAGCTTGAGTTAGAAATAGTCATTTTAGTAACTGTATTATAAATCACTCCACCCCAAAATCCAATATTATCTGAGAATGTGGAATCTGTGATATTTATTACACCATTATAAGTATAAATTACTCCACCGTAGTAATATCCAGTGTTGTGGGAAAATACAGAATTTATAATGTCAATATTTCCATAATAGTTGTAAACAGCTCCACCGTCTTGGGCCGCATAGTTTCCATCAAATATACAGTTTTTAATAATGGAATTTGCTCTACTGTTGTAAATAGCACCACCATAAGATAATGCAGTGTTATTTAAGAATTTTGTTGCTTCAACAAATAGATTCCCATAAGTTACATAAATTCCAGCACCATCACTCATTCCAGTTTTTCCAAAGGAAAAAGTAGAATTTAAAACAGTCAAATCAGAATGATCACTGTTAATGGCAGCGGCATGGTAATTTCCCATGTTTTCAGAAAAAATAGTATTGCTAATCCATGCAGTAGA
This window contains:
- a CDS encoding DUF11 domain-containing protein — protein: MNKIVILSALFSIFICVGCVSAEELQTDALTIENYGYSSSDSDIITSNGLEDNSLTNDNAGESKSNNPITNFEELETAISQSNGTLILNSDVTKDSSEFDKYKDGIVINKDITIIGNGFTINANNDGRIFFLNSSFTLTLINITLANAHVSLDGGNDVRQGGAIYTDGGNIIISDSRFSNNSVDLDGKGYGGAIYVSNGNLNITDSQFDNNKGRQGGAISLDDSTAWISNTIFSENMGNYHAAAINSDHSDLTVLNSTFSFGKTGMSDGAGIYVTYGNLFVEATKFLNNTALSYGGAIYNSRANSIIKNCIFDGNYAAQDGGAVYNYYGNIDIINSVFSHNTGYYYGGVIYTYNGVINITDSTFSDNIGFWGGVIYNTVTKMTISNSSFYNNKAMWGGNMASVIVNTGNLTIKDSIFENNTADTNGAIYNIGDVLISNSIFKNNVASDGNNVIMNDNGNKKGTMTIIDSTFENTIGTGNIIYNANAANLIMKNNKIISNDISLENDGAVSLFNNSMDSKESYDILNNGVINSEVILTYHNSSTSINEEVTLKASLTDDAGNVIYSGSGLDFNVDNMLVNTTFADGFYEVTYIPKATGSFVLSGNYSKGSNVTVNNGVLTVNKKNLTITVNDTDFIYGVGGEVDIVTDVPINGTVSVEFNGKTFEVELVDGKGSFTVDADITPGEYPVSVEFAGNDVYAPVVVNSSLTVSYGDIDLDISVSVDKETVTKGDSVTVTVVVKNNGDKVIAYLNGKLGDSFRVISVDASKGSFDSDSGLWYIGPLNSGESVYLILTLEAINVGINNEEFVIFVNGTDFNKSSSVSIEVQDNKTDSNSTDVDTDDSNQSDDNIQFDEINDNNGFYNDYSLNLNKNYSSLEKTGNPILLLLLVLLALPFVRRFKK